Within the Kribbella aluminosa genome, the region GCCGGCCCTCGTGCAGCGGTACGGCGGGGGACTTCGGCTTGAGCAGCACCATGCCGAGGATCAACGCCAGGATCGACGCGACGCCGAGCCCGATGATCGTGGCGGAACCGGACTGCAGCAGCAGCTTGCCGTCGCCGAGCTTCACCTTCGCCAGCCAGGCGCCGAAGATCGCAGCGACGACCGGGATGACCAGCGCCGGCAGGAACAGTTTGTTGCCGAACTTGTCGGCGAAGCGCACGCGCTCGGCCGGTGTCGTGGTCCGCTCCTCGCCCTTGCCCGGGAAGCCCGAGCCGGCCAGTACGGCCAGGCCGATGACCGCGATGCCGAGCAGCCAGGACGGCGCCTGCTTGTTCACGACGAACGTGCCGTAGCCGAACGAGACGCCGAGGACGCCCCAGAACGCGGCGCTGCCGATCCGCTTGGGATTGCTGCGGTCGTTGAAGGTCTGCAGTGCGATCAGCACGAAGAACAGCCCGCACAGCCAGTAGAACCACTCGACCTTGATCATCGCGCGGCCTCCTTCTCCGCCTTCTTGAGCTCGACCGCGAGCTTGTCCAGCTGACGGTCGAGCAGCAGTAGCCGGGTGCCGTGGATCAGCAGCGCGCAGACACCGGTCGGGATCGCCCAGAGCGCGATGTCGATCGCCTCCAGGTGCAGGCCGTACGTCGTGTCGACGAAGCCGGTGATCAGCAGGATCGAGCCGATCGCGACGAAGATGTCCTCCCCGAAGAACAGCCCGACGGTGTCGGCGCTGGCCGCGAAGGCCTTGATCTTCTCCTGGAGTTTCTCCGGGAGCTTGCCGTACCGGCGTTCCGCGGCGCCGGCGGCCATCGGGTGGATCAGCGGGCGGACCGCCTGCGCGGGACCGCCGATGCTGGTCAGGCCGAGGGCCGCGGTGCCCTGCCGGATCAGCAGGTAGATGGCCAGCAAGCGGCCCGTGGTGAGGACCTTGAGCTTGCTGATCAGCTTGCGGGCCTGGTGCTGCAGCCCGTAGCGCTCGATCAGCCCGATGACGGGCAGCGTGACGATGAAGACGGTGACGGAGCGGCTGCCGGCGAACCCGTCGCCGAACGCGTCCAGGATCTTGACCGGAGACAGGCCGCCGATCAGGCCGGCCACGATCCCGGCCGCGGTGACGACCAGCATCGAGTTGATCCGGAGCGCGAACCCGACGACCACCACCGCGATAGCGAGCAGAACCCACATGGTTCCTCCCGGGGACGGAACGGGTGTTGCTGAGGGAGATGTTCCGCTCACCCTAAAGATTGTTGAACGATCCTGCAATGGATCATTCGAACAAATTCTCCACCGGCTCGACCGTGACGATGCCCTCGGCCTTGGCCGCGAGGTCCGGATCGACGGTGATCAGCGCGTCCGCCTGCAGCCGGGTGACCGCGAGGTACTCCGCGTCCCGGAGCGTGTCCCAGTCCTGGTCGCGGGCGATCTTCCACGCCGTCCAGCGGGACACCCGGTCGCCGAGCGCGCGGATCTTCAGCTCGGTCATCCGGGTGTGCAGCTGCCGCGCGTCCTTCTCGGTACGGGTGCCGAGGCGTACGTCGCGGAGGAGCTGCTCCAGCGCCTCCGAACGGATCGCCGCAGGGGCGACCAGTTGGTGGTGTGCCGCGACGGCCAGCTCACTGTCGACAAGGTGCAGCAGGGTGGGTGCATCGATCACGTAGCGCGTCATGCACCTCAGAGTGCCCTAAGGGAGGCGCCAGTCCACGGGAGTGGCGCCTTGCTCGGCCAGCAGCGCGTTGACGCGGCTGAACGGGCGGGAGCCGAAGAAGCCGCGGTCTGCGGACATCGGGCTCGGGTGGGCGCTCTCGACGTACGGCGTACTGCCCAGCATCGGCTTGAGGGTCTGGGCGTCACGGCCCCAGAGGATCGCGACCAGCGGGCCGCCGCGGTTCACCAGCGCGTGGATCGCCTGCTCGGTGACGGACTCCCAGCCCTTGCCGCGGTGTGCGCCGGACTTCCCGGGCTGCACGGTGAGCACTCTGTTGAGCATGAGCACGCCCTGGTCGGCCCACGGCGTCAGGTCACCGTTGGACGGAGCCGCAACGCCGACGTCCGCCATCAGCTCGCGGTAGATGTTCTGCAGACTGCGCGGGATCCGCCGTACGTCGGGAGCCACCGAGAAGCTCAGCCCTACCGGGTGACCCGGCGTCGGGTACGGGTCCTGGCCGACGACGAGCACCTTCACCTGGGCCAGCGGACGGTGGAACGCACGCAGTACGTTCTCGCCGGCCGGTAGGTATGCCCGGCCTGCAGTGATCTCCCCGCGCAGGAACTCGCCCATCTGCGCCACAGTGCCTTCAACCGGAGCCAGTGCCTCAGCCCAGTCCGGCGCCACCAGATCCGCCAACGTCTTAGGACTCACCCGCCACAGTCTCGCAGTACTGCGGTTCGCATTGCACCCCGGGTTGTTGCCTGCTGTTCGCGTGTCGCTCGAATGCCGGTGCTGTCACGGACGGTACAAAGGTCGCGGCCCCGCAAAGGTATGAGCTTGCGGGGCCTTTGCTATGCGGACAGTCGGCGGAGGGCTGCGGCGTAGCGGGTGGCTGCGCAGTACTGGGCCTTACGGGTGACAGGGCCCGCAAGACGTGTGTACCAGCTGGCGGGGCGGCTGTATGCGCGGATGGCGACGTACACACCGTCTGCGGCGCGTGCGACGAGGAAGGACTCCTCGCCGGACTCCGGGTGGCCTTGCAGCGTCCCGTAGGCGAAGCCGATGCGGTCCGGTTCGTTGACGGTCCAGACCGACGCGACAGGGGACAGGAATGCCCAGCCGGCTTCGGAGTCGCTTGCTGAGGAGCCCTGGCCCCAGTAGCCCGAGGGAGTTGGTGCCGACTCGAGGTGGTGCGCCGGTGGTAGCCCTCCGGCGTCTCGTCGTACTGCGTGCACCCCACCTCGTCGTACGTGAACCGCAACCCCGCCAGGTCATCCAGCTTCATCAGGCCCCTCCCGTCGCATCGCCAGTACGCCACACGACGCAAAGCCAACCGCATTCGCCACGCCATGTGTGGCAACCATCCACCGCAACGATCGACGCCAGCACGATCGACACCACGCCACGGGGTAGCCACAGCGACACCGCGCCCGGAACGGCGAACGCGAACCACCAGCGGGTGCTGGTGGTTCGCGTCGGGTGCAGAGTGAGGCCGAGGGGTACGACGATGAGCATGCCCAGGCTCACCACCGCCTGGACGAGGAGGATCAACTGGTCTTCAGGCCGCTGGTCTTGTCCTGCTTGATGGCGTCGAAGAGCGCCGTGGCCTTGGTCGTGTCCCACTTCACCGCGACGCCCCGGCCGCAGCACAGCTGGTAGTTGTCGTTGCTGGTCGGAACAGTCAGCGTCACGCCGCCGCTACCGGAGATCGCCCGCATGCCGTTCGCGAACCGGACAAAGTCCAGCAGGCCCATGCCCTTGTCCACGGTCAGCGCGTCGACACCCTTGGTCGCGACGTTGTAGTACCGGATCGGGTTCAGGAACGTCCCCGGCGAGCTGGCCTTCTTCGCGATCGCGCCGACCATCTGCCGCTGCCGCTCGACCCGGCCGAAGTCGTTCTTGCCGTCCGCGTGCCGGGACCGCACGTACCCGAGCGCCGTCGGGCCGTCGAGCTGCTGGCAGCCGGCCGGCAGGTTGATGTGCGCAAGCTTGTCGTTCATTGCCTTCGGCAAGCACATGTTGATGCCGCCGATGCTGTCGATGACCGAGGCGAAGCCGCCGAAGCCGACCTCGACGTAGTGGTCGATCCGCAGCCCGGTGACGCTCTCGATGGTCTGGATCAGCAGCGCCGGGCTCTTGCCGAAGGCGGCGTTGATCTTCTGCCGGCCGTTGGTGCCGGGGATGTTGACCGCGCTGTCCCGCGGGATGCTGATCAGCACCGTCGGCCCGGACTTCGGGACGTGCATCAGCATGATCGAGTCGGTCCGCGGCGGCCCGGCGTTGCCGCCGGTGTGCAGCTTCGCGCGCTCGGCGCGGGTGAGGTTGTCCCGGGCGTCCGACCCGACCATCAGGTACGTCGTCCCCGGGGTCGCGGCCGGCCGGGCGCCGGTCGGCATCGCGTCGATCTTGCCGATCTGGCTCCACGCGTAGAGCGGGACCGCGATCAGCATCAGAACGAACAGCAGGACGATCAGTCCGACGGTCCGGAGCAACCAGTTGCGCCGCTTCTTGGGGCGGCGCGGCGGCGGGTTCGCGGTTCGCGGGTCGAGGCGCTGCGTTTCACTCATAGCCACGACCGTATCGGTGCCTGGCCCTGGAACACGTCACCCCAGTGAATGGTTTTACACGTCGGAAAGTCGATGGCGCCTCCTTCAAAGGGAGGAAATCCGCCCCGGGATCGAACCGGAGCGCCGGAAGCGGATCGGCGACATCCCCACTCTGGCAGTGAACAAACGACTGAAGTACGCCGGGTCCCCGCCCCCGCCGGCCGCGCGACCACGCTCGCCAGAGCCTCGTCCTCGGCAAGCAAAACCTTTGCACAGCTGAGTCTGGTGGTCAGGAGTCCAAGAGGTGGGTTCAGGTGTCCATTCTGTTCGGGGCTGGACGCTGCTGGAATGGACGGGTGCTGACGTCTAACGGATATGTGCTGGATGAGCGGCGGCTGGGTGAGCTGGTCGCGGTGCCGGAGGGAGACCGTGGGGATCGGGGGTTGCTCCGGGCGCGGCTGCAGCGGGACGGGTACCTGTACCTGACAGGGCTGCTGGATCCTGCCACGGTGTCGGCGTTCCGGGAGTACTACTTCGAGTTGACGGGTGCTGCCGCGGACAGGGCGTCGTACCGGAAGGTGCTGTTCGAGGAGATCGTGCCGGGGCCGGAGTACGCGGCCTTCTGTACGCAGCCGGCGCTGAAGGACTGGTTCGAGTGGTTCCTGGGCGGGGAGCCGTTCCTGCACCGGCGGAAGATCATCCGGCAGACGGCGCCGGGTGAGAACGGCATCGGTACGGCGACCCAGGCGCACTACGACCTCGTGTACCTGCGAGAGGGGAGCGACCACGTGCTGTCGGCGTGGATCCCGCTGGGCGACTGCCCGGTCAGCCGCGGCGGCCTGACGTACCTGGAGGGCAGTCACCACCGCGTGCTCGCCGAAGAGGCGGCCGGCCGGCTGAAACGACCGGCGGCGTCCATCACCGCGGACCTGCCCGCGCTGGCCACGGAGTACGACGCCAACTGGCTGGTCGCGAACTATCGGGCCGGGGACGTCGTCGTACACACCGCACACACTGTCCATGCGGCGCTCGACAACGTGTCCGACGACATGCGGCTGTCCACCGACATCCGGTACCAGCGTGCCGACGACGCCGTCGACACCCGCTGGCAGCAGCACTGGCACGACCGCGACGGCCTCTGACGGACATCTTCTCGCTAACGACAATCATTTCGGTTAAGGTGGGCGCGGAAGTGCGAACCGAGTCTGAGGAGAGTCGTGAACCGGAACGAACTGATCAGCGGCGTGGCGGAGAAAGCGGGTATCCCGCGGAACCAGGCCGAGAAGGTCCTCGACGCGCTCGGCGACGTGGTCACCGAGGCCGTCCAGCGCGGTGAGAAGGTGTCGCTGACCGGCCTGCTCAGTATCGAGCGGGTGCTGCGCGCGCCGCGGACCGGCCGGAACCCGCAGACCGGTGAGCCGCTGAACATCCCGGCCGGGTACTCCGTGCGGCTGTCCTGCGGGAGCCGGCTGAAGGCCGCCGCGCGCGCCGGACGCTGACCCGCCGGCTTGTCCACAAGCAGGCGATACCGGTCCCTGGCAGTTCGCGAAACGGGTATGTTCGCTGGCAGTAACTCCACTCGCGACAAGGGGCCAGGGATGACAGCAGGAATCGACGGGTCGGCCGCGGCGCGACCGCAGGACGATCTGTACCGGTTCGTGAACGGGGCGTGGCTGGCGGAGCACGAGATCCCGGCGGACAAGGCGATCCACGGCGCGTTCCACGCGCTCTGGGACACCGCCGAGCAGGATGTCCGCGCGATCGTCGAGAAGACCGTCGCGGCCGGGCATCCGGACGGCAGCGAGCCGCGGAAGATCGCCGACCTCTACACCAGCTTCATGGACACCGAGACGATCGAGCGGCTGGGCGCCGGGCCGATCGCCGACCAGCTCGCGCTGGTGCAGGCCGTCACCGACGCTGCCGGGCTGGTGGCGGTGCTCGGGCAGCTCGAGCTGCAGGCCGTGCCGGGGGTCTTCCACTACTGGGTCGACGCCGACGCCAAGCAGTCCGACCGGAACATCGTGCACCTGACCCAGGGCGGCCTCAGCCTGCCCGACGAGTCGTACTACCGCGAGGACGCCTTCGCCGAGATCCGGACGGCGTACGTCGCGCACGTGGCGAAGCTGCTCGAGCTGGCCGGCATCGCGGATCCGGCCGGGGCCGCGGAGCGGATCCTCGAGCTGGAGACCCGGATCGCCGGCGCGCACTGGGACCGGGTGAAGGAGCGGGACGTCCAGCTCACCTACAACAAGCTCGACCGGGCCGGGCTGGACGAGCTCACGCCGGGCTTCGACTGGGCGAGCTGGCTGGCCGGTGCCGGCGTACCGGAGGACGCGTTCGCCGAGGTCGTCGTCCGGGAACCGGACTTCCTGACCGCCGCGGCCGGCGCGCTGCGGGAGGTCGACGTCGACCGGTGGAAGGAGTGGCTGAGCTGGCGGATCGTGCACAGCGCCGCGCCGCTGCTGAGCCAGGCGTTCGTCGACGAGAACTTCGCCTTCTACGGCCGGACGCTGACCGGTGCGCCGGAGCTGCGGGACCGCTGGAAGCGTGGCGTCGGCGCGGTCGAGCAGGCGCTCGGTGAGGCGCTCGGCAAGCTGTACGTCGCGGAGCACTTCCCGCCGGACGCCAAGGCCCGGATGGTCGAGCTCGTGCAGAACCTGGTCGCCGCCTACCGGCAGCGGATCGAGGCGCTGGACTGGATGGGCCCGGAGACCCGGCAGCGGGCGCTCGAGAAGCTCGGCACGTTCGTGCCGAAGATCGGCTACCCGGACGAGTGGAAGGACTACTCGGCGCTCGAGATCGACCCGACCGACCTGTTCGGAAACGTCCGCCGTTCGGTCGCGGTGGAGACCGCACGGGACCTCGACAAGCTCGGCAAGCCGGTCGACCGGAACGAGTGGCGGATGACGCCGCAGACCGTGAACGCGTACTACAACCCGCGGATGAACGAGATCGTCTTCCCGGCCGGCATCCTGCAGCCGCCGTTCTTCGGGCTGGACGCCGACGACGCCACCAACTACGGCGCGATCGGCGCGGTGATCGGCCACGAGATCGGCCACGGCTTCGACGACCAGGGCTCGCGGTACGACGCCGACGGCAACCTGAACGACTGGTGGACCGACGAGGACCGCGCCGCCTTCGAGCAGCGCACCGACAAGCTCGTCGCGCAGTACGGCGTCCTCGAGCCGGCCGAGACCCCCGGCCAGAAGGTCAACGGCAAACTCACCCTCGGGGAGAACATCGGCGACCTGGGCGGCCTGTCGATCGCGTACGTCGCCTACCAGCTCTCCCTGGACGGCACCGAGCCGGACGAGGAGATCCAGGCCGGCGCCGAGCGCTTCTTCGCGGCCTGGGCCCACGCCTGGGCGACCAAGACCCGCCCCGAGGAGGCCGCCCGCCGCCTGACCATCGACCCGCACTCACCGCCGGAGTTCCGCTGCAACGCGGTGGTCAAGAACATCGACGTGTTCCACACCACCTACAAAACCACCGAGACCGACGCCATGTGGCTCGCTCCCGAAGACCGAGTCCGCATCTGGTGACCCCCACCCGCCGCATGCCGGCCGCCACGTGATCGTCCAGCGGTTTCAGCGGGCAATGCCGACGTCGCCTGGGAAGTGCGCTGAGACGTGTCCGCCGACCTCTTCCGGGGCTTGGCAACAACATTTGTCCCCGAAACTGGGTACAATCGTTGCAATGGCTGATTCG harbors:
- a CDS encoding M13 family metallopeptidase, yielding MTAGIDGSAAARPQDDLYRFVNGAWLAEHEIPADKAIHGAFHALWDTAEQDVRAIVEKTVAAGHPDGSEPRKIADLYTSFMDTETIERLGAGPIADQLALVQAVTDAAGLVAVLGQLELQAVPGVFHYWVDADAKQSDRNIVHLTQGGLSLPDESYYREDAFAEIRTAYVAHVAKLLELAGIADPAGAAERILELETRIAGAHWDRVKERDVQLTYNKLDRAGLDELTPGFDWASWLAGAGVPEDAFAEVVVREPDFLTAAAGALREVDVDRWKEWLSWRIVHSAAPLLSQAFVDENFAFYGRTLTGAPELRDRWKRGVGAVEQALGEALGKLYVAEHFPPDAKARMVELVQNLVAAYRQRIEALDWMGPETRQRALEKLGTFVPKIGYPDEWKDYSALEIDPTDLFGNVRRSVAVETARDLDKLGKPVDRNEWRMTPQTVNAYYNPRMNEIVFPAGILQPPFFGLDADDATNYGAIGAVIGHEIGHGFDDQGSRYDADGNLNDWWTDEDRAAFEQRTDKLVAQYGVLEPAETPGQKVNGKLTLGENIGDLGGLSIAYVAYQLSLDGTEPDEEIQAGAERFFAAWAHAWATKTRPEEAARRLTIDPHSPPEFRCNAVVKNIDVFHTTYKTTETDAMWLAPEDRVRIW
- a CDS encoding uracil-DNA glycosylase, giving the protein MSPKTLADLVAPDWAEALAPVEGTVAQMGEFLRGEITAGRAYLPAGENVLRAFHRPLAQVKVLVVGQDPYPTPGHPVGLSFSVAPDVRRIPRSLQNIYRELMADVGVAAPSNGDLTPWADQGVLMLNRVLTVQPGKSGAHRGKGWESVTEQAIHALVNRGGPLVAILWGRDAQTLKPMLGSTPYVESAHPSPMSADRGFFGSRPFSRVNALLAEQGATPVDWRLP
- a CDS encoding DUF1990 family protein; protein product: MHAVRRDAGGLPPAHHLESAPTPSGYWGQGSSASDSEAGWAFLSPVASVWTVNEPDRIGFAYGTLQGHPESGEESFLVARAADGVYVAIRAYSRPASWYTRLAGPVTRKAQYCAATRYAAALRRLSA
- a CDS encoding DUF969 domain-containing protein; protein product: MWVLLAIAVVVVGFALRINSMLVVTAAGIVAGLIGGLSPVKILDAFGDGFAGSRSVTVFIVTLPVIGLIERYGLQHQARKLISKLKVLTTGRLLAIYLLIRQGTAALGLTSIGGPAQAVRPLIHPMAAGAAERRYGKLPEKLQEKIKAFAASADTVGLFFGEDIFVAIGSILLITGFVDTTYGLHLEAIDIALWAIPTGVCALLIHGTRLLLLDRQLDKLAVELKKAEKEAAR
- a CDS encoding LCP family protein; translation: MSETQRLDPRTANPPPRRPKKRRNWLLRTVGLIVLLFVLMLIAVPLYAWSQIGKIDAMPTGARPAATPGTTYLMVGSDARDNLTRAERAKLHTGGNAGPPRTDSIMLMHVPKSGPTVLISIPRDSAVNIPGTNGRQKINAAFGKSPALLIQTIESVTGLRIDHYVEVGFGGFASVIDSIGGINMCLPKAMNDKLAHINLPAGCQQLDGPTALGYVRSRHADGKNDFGRVERQRQMVGAIAKKASSPGTFLNPIRYYNVATKGVDALTVDKGMGLLDFVRFANGMRAISGSGGVTLTVPTSNDNYQLCCGRGVAVKWDTTKATALFDAIKQDKTSGLKTS
- a CDS encoding YndJ family transporter produces the protein MILLVQAVVSLGMLIVVPLGLTLHPTRTTSTRWWFAFAVPGAVSLWLPRGVVSIVLASIVAVDGCHTWRGECGWLCVVWRTGDATGGA
- a CDS encoding DUF979 domain-containing protein; this encodes MIKVEWFYWLCGLFFVLIALQTFNDRSNPKRIGSAAFWGVLGVSFGYGTFVVNKQAPSWLLGIAVIGLAVLAGSGFPGKGEERTTTPAERVRFADKFGNKLFLPALVIPVVAAIFGAWLAKVKLGDGKLLLQSGSATIIGLGVASILALILGMVLLKPKSPAVPLHEGRRLLEHIGWTAILPQMLATLGLLFNASGVGKAVGHVTDHLIPKGSLIAAVILYCVGMAIFTIIMGNAFAAFPVMTAAVGWPLLVQQFHGTPAIVFAVGMLAGFCGTLCTPMAANFNLVPAALLQMKDQYGPIKAQIPTAIPLLACNIVIMYLVAF
- a CDS encoding HU family DNA-binding protein, with product MNRNELISGVAEKAGIPRNQAEKVLDALGDVVTEAVQRGEKVSLTGLLSIERVLRAPRTGRNPQTGEPLNIPAGYSVRLSCGSRLKAAARAGR
- a CDS encoding phytanoyl-CoA dioxygenase family protein is translated as MLTSNGYVLDERRLGELVAVPEGDRGDRGLLRARLQRDGYLYLTGLLDPATVSAFREYYFELTGAAADRASYRKVLFEEIVPGPEYAAFCTQPALKDWFEWFLGGEPFLHRRKIIRQTAPGENGIGTATQAHYDLVYLREGSDHVLSAWIPLGDCPVSRGGLTYLEGSHHRVLAEEAAGRLKRPAASITADLPALATEYDANWLVANYRAGDVVVHTAHTVHAALDNVSDDMRLSTDIRYQRADDAVDTRWQQHWHDRDGL